Genomic DNA from Candidatus Nitrosopumilus koreensis AR1:
TTACAACAGTCAGTGTTCTAAAATTCCAAGCCCATGGTCTGTGTTTGTGTCCACACAATACAACATCAACTTTGGAATCAAGTACTGTTCTTAACACATCACCTGCATCAACTACAGTTAGTTGATCAGAACCAGTATCAGGAATTGCAATAAGGTGATGATGCATTGCCACAATCTTTATCTTATCTTTGTATTTTTTCATGGTTCTCTCTAACCAAAGGTTTTGTCTGTATCCTACTTCACCTTCGTTTCTATCAGGTCTTGCAGTACCAACAGTTACCAAAACAACATCATCACCTAATTCATTAACAGTTTGAAATGGAAAGAATCTCTTGAATAGTAAATAACCAGTATTTCTATAATCATGATTTCCACTAATTGCAATAATTTTTTTTGTATTAAATTTCTCCAACAGAGATTTACATTTCTCATATTCTTTCATCAAACCTTCATTTGTCAAATCACCAGTAATTACAATCACATCAGGATTCAGATCATTGATTTCTTTTACCAATACATTAAATTTTTCTTCTAAGAATTGTGATCCAACATGAAGATCAGAAATTTGAACTATTTTCATTTAAGATGGTTTTACAAAAATAACTATTAAATCATCTCTATAGATAACATGTAGAAATCATTTCCAAGCAAGGTAGAATTAAATAATAAACTCCTCAAAAACTTGCAGTTTTGACTAAAAAAGCTGCAGTGATGAAAGGAGACGGAATAGGACCAGAAGTTGTAGATTCGATGTTAAGAGTTCTCAAAGAATGTAATTTCCAGTCAGAATTAGTTCTATGTGAGGCAGGTTCAGAGCAATGGGATAAAAATGGTAGAAAAGATGCATCATACATCCCAGACGCAACAATGAAGATTTTAGAAGAATCAGACTGTTGTTTTAAAGGCCCAACAACTACAATTCCAGTTCCAGGGGCGCCAAGGAGTGTTGCAGTAACACTAAGACAGAAATTTGATCTTTACGCAAATATTAGACCAACTAAAACTTATGATAGATTAACTCCAGATAGAAAACT
This window encodes:
- a CDS encoding metallophosphoesterase family protein produces the protein MKIVQISDLHVGSQFLEEKFNVLVKEINDLNPDVIVITGDLTNEGLMKEYEKCKSLLEKFNTKKIIAISGNHDYRNTGYLLFKRFFPFQTVNELGDDVVLVTVGTARPDRNEGEVGYRQNLWLERTMKKYKDKIKIVAMHHHLIAIPDTGSDQLTVVDAGDVLRTVLDSKVDVVLCGHKHRPWAWNFRTLTVVNAGTATSERVRGLFENTYNILTISDKTVQVDLKIVGGKRVPINEIVNNYSQFHDELDNA